A segment of the Trifolium pratense cultivar HEN17-A07 linkage group LG7, ARS_RC_1.1, whole genome shotgun sequence genome:
ATCACTATCTACATCAATCTCTTTCTCTTCATCTGAAATCTGTTTTTTCTGTTGTTTGACTGAGAAATCTGTGTACGGCGTTTAACTCCGCCTTGGAGCGATGTGGCTCCGGCGGTTGAAACGGTTTCGCGTGTGTCAGATATTTTTGCTTTGGAACGAAGCTTCTTTTAGTTTTGACGGTTCTGTCCTTGATCTCTTTACTTTTCTCGTTTTTCCAATCGCGCATTTCGTTTTCGTTTTTCCACTGACACCGGATGGATACTGACGGCAAAATCTGTCAATTTGCCATTTTATTTTccgtttatttttttagaagaaaataaaaatcatgcaCTCACTGAAACCGTTTGATACttactatctttttttttttttttttctttttcctttttattgcGGGAATTTTATGTTAAGAACTTGTATCTTTCATTACTCTTTTCTTTTACCACTTTTATttacaaattttgattttaatttttttaattatgaaatgATGATATTGTGGTGACGGAAATGCCCCTGGATGTTGTTGGCATCTGGATTTGGCGTGAGGTCAGCACTGTAATGGAAGAGGAAAGCACTTTGGTGTTACTAGTACTTAATTAATTGTTGATTGACGAAAACACCCTTCCTTTGTCCGATTAAGATTCCGCGAATTAACTTTTCTACTTTGacagttgattttttttttttttttttttaatttgtaatatGACCGCTTCCGCCACCACTTTCTCCGCCCACTTTGAGTCAATAAGGAAATTGCAAATGTGAAGAATTTTCAGAttcgttttttaaaaaaataaataaataaatttgggtGTAGAAGATGGAGGAGGGTGTTTTGGTAAATTGATGTTAGTAATGGTTGGTTGGTGGGTCCCTTAAGATAGGGATGGGTGCAGTGCGAATGTTTAAGGATTGCTTCGTGACTACAAATTACAATACCTGACTGGAGGTGGTTAATATTAGGCATGGGTTTATCTTTTCTCGCTGCTATGTTTTTGATTcgttttttattaattaaggaTAAGGATTCGGTAATTTAAATGAAATTATGTTAAAAGGTGATGAGAATTTAATACAGATCCAgcaatatttgattttaaattgtaaataaagtTAACCACAAAAGCATTTAAAATTAAGATTGCACTTTCTATTGTTAACTCTCACGTGTTTTGGTCGAAAGAAGTCTGATCAAGAATTGTTCAATTGAATTCGTTTTTAAACCGAAACGATTCATCTCGAGATACATCTATTATGTGTTGTGGTAGTAGTTATTATAAGATGTATGAGTATCACGGGAATGAGAGTGAAGGTAGTTGAAGTTGGTGTGTTAAATATTAGGAAGTTAAAACTCTATAACGCTAGTTTTGGATTTGGTTGGGTATGCAATTGGAAGAGACAAGCAATCAGCACAAAGCAGAATCTGCGGCCTTTGTTTGGCCCTACTCCAGTCGGTAGAAGCATGCAGCGCGCTGCctcattttgtttttctatttataaGCTTAtccccaaaaataaataataagctacgaaaattaaatttatttatttgttatattatatttaaattgaaTGAAATTGGAGATCGAGAGAGAGTAGCTAGCTTATGGGATCCAAGTCACGTGAGCATTCCAAATAAGATGATCACGTGTTATCGTGTGCCTCTAGTAATGCCAGCTGGGCTGTCCTACGTGGatgcaatttctttttcaactataataataataaagaaagaaagaaaagaataatCAATGGGTTGTATTTGTGTATACGTGGGCCTGAAAGTGGAGGGTATGGGCTTCATTGTCTTGTCGTTCATATGAGACGTGTTCCAATGGAGTATAATAAAGTAAACAGATCCATCATCCATGTATGATGTATGTAGTGGTAAATcatgttgattttaattttaatttttttttaaattgatataatatttttttaattggatataatactatatgttataGTATATAAGTAGCAAGCAAGCATGAAGCAGTTAGTTGAGCAACTTTCTTATAAGATTATTTCTGATATTTTTAGCTGGATCACAGCTTCAATTGTACCTTTACCTTGGGTTATGCTGACATATTCGGTCTGACTCCACTTCTTTTCTGTTTTGCTGTTCTATTAAATTTGTATGATTCTTCTCAGTTTACTTAATCTTCATTCACATGACTTTAGCCTTTTctaaatctaatttttttatcaacattcACTGTATgtcattattattatgttacttagtgtatgtttggtttcaattctggagcatccagaattgattctggacgtgtagaattgattctgacttgtttggtttctcaaaagtagaattgattctgcctccagaattgattctacttgaagctagaaatcgtagcttctgattctagaattgatttttacactcaaattttttgttcaactcactttttcatgaatatatccaaacataaaccacttcagcttaaaattaattttggccagaatcaattttacagaatcaattctgccaaaatcaattctctccgccgcagaaccaaacacacgcttaaTTACTGAAACTGGATTTGTTTTTTCAGGCTACTGCTACAAGTGGATACACTAGCAACTCAGCCTCTACCAAAAGGTGcagaaaaaaaaaggtaaagcTACTTTGGTTGGTTGCTTCTGGctttgtttttttctcttttttttttttttcaatgaagAGCCACCTCATTTTCtactttagatttttttttcttttcaaaagcGACTATTCAACTTGGTTGAGAAGCCATTGCTTGTATATGTTATAAGAAAGTTAAATAAATACTGATTGTTTTTGCCATTCTCCAGTCCTTTACAGAATTGAAGGAAGAGGAGAGTTCCCTGTTAAAGGAAAGAATAGTTTTGGAGAAGGTAATTTTCTGATcatggtatatatatattttgggcATATGTTTAAGATGACATGCTTCATGCTTGACTATTAATATATTGATATTGTTTTGCAGGAGATAGCAACTAAAAATGCAAATTTTGAGGTAATGAGAAATACAAATGAGAGCTTGAAGAGGATGAAGGtatattaaaaattcaaaattgaatCATATTGGATTGCCCTTATGATGTCCATTTTGTTTGGTACTTACCCCAGTTTTTTGTGTGTATTCTCAGCTTGGTTTTGGATCAAAATCTCATAACAAGCCAAGTTCAACTTCCATTGAACTACAGGGTACGGTTGCTGGTCAACCCCACCAGAGAATA
Coding sequences within it:
- the LOC123898391 gene encoding uncharacterized protein LOC123898391 isoform X2 translates to MKQLVEQLSYKIISDIFSWITASIVPLPWVMLTYSATATSGYTSNSASTKRCRKKKSFTELKEEESSLLKERIVLEKEIATKNANFEVMRNTNESLKRMKLGFGSKSHNKPSSTSIELQGTVAGQPHQRIVASEVPTQDNTRSQPSESRPNKIESTGESFFMIPDLNMMPSDDGMI